From the Xyrauchen texanus isolate HMW12.3.18 chromosome 49, RBS_HiC_50CHRs, whole genome shotgun sequence genome, one window contains:
- the LOC127640587 gene encoding F-box/LRR-repeat protein 14-like: protein MEIHVSSLFPEILAMIFNYLDVKGKGRVAQVCTAWRDASYHKSVWRGVEAKLHLRRANPSLFPSLQTRGIKKLQILSLRRSLSYVIQGMPNIESLNLSGCYNLTDNGLGHAFVQDIPSLRILNLSLCKQITDSSLGRIAQYLKNLELLDLGGCSNITNTGLLLIAWGLHNLKSLNLRSCRHVSDVGIGHLAGMTRSAAEGCLSLEHLTLQDCQKLTDLSLKHISRGLKKLKVLNLSFCGGISDAGMIHLSHMTQLWTLNLRSCDNISDTGIMHLSMGTLRLYGLDVSFCDKVGDQSLAYIAQGLYQLKSLSLCSCHISDDGINRMVRQMQELKTLNIGQCVRITDKGLELIADHLTQLTGIDLYGCTKITKRGLERITQLPCLKVLNLGLWQMTEVKGLGDASEILPCYTS from the coding sequence ATGGAGATCCACGTCTCGAGCCTTTTCCCCGAGATCTTAGCCATGATTTTCAACTACCTAGACGTAAAGGGCAAAGGCAGAGTCGCGCAAGTATGCACGGCGTGGAGAGACGCCTCTTACCACAAATCCGTCTGGAGGGGAGTAGAAGCGAAACTCCACCTTAGAAGAGCAAACCCATCACTCTTCCCCAGCCTCCAGACCAGAGGGATCAAGAAGTTGCAGATCCTCAGCCTAAGGCGCAGCCTGAGCTATGTCATTCAAGGGATGCCCAACATCGAGAGCCTTAACTTGAGCGGATGCTACAATTTGACAGATAACGGTCTTGGTCATGCATTTGTGCAGGACATACCCTCATTGAGAATACTTAACCTCAGTCTTTGCAAACAGATCACAGATTCCAGTTTGGGCAGGATTGCGCAGTACCTGAAGAACCTTGAACTGTTGGATCTGGGTGGATGCAGTAATATCACTAACACAGGGTTATTGCTCATTGCCTGGGGCCTGCACAATCTCAAAAGCCTCAACCTGAGGAGTTGCAGACACGTGTCAGATGTTGGCATCGGGCATCTGGCTGGCATGACGCGCAGTGCTGCGGAGGGATGCCTCAGTTTGGAGCATCTGACTTTGCAGGACTGTCAGAAACTGACTGATCTGTCACTCAAGCACATCTCCAGGGGCTTAAAGAAGCTGAAAGTCCTCAACCTGAGCTTCTGCGGTGGCATCTCAGATGCTGGCATGATCCATCTGTCTCATATGACTCAGCTCTGGACTCTTAACCTGCGATCATGTGACAATATCAGTGACACAGGCATCATGCATCTTTCAATGGGCACACTGAGGCTGTATGGGTTGGATGTGTCATTTTGTGACAAAGTGGGTGACCAGAGTCTGGCGTATATCGCCCAGGGCCTGTACCAACTCAAGTCCCTGTCACTTTGCTCATGCCACATCAGCGATGATGGAATCAACAGGATGGTGCGGCAAATGCAAGAACTGAAGACGTTGAACATTGGACAGTGTGTGCGTATCACAGACAAAGGACTTGAGCTCATAGCTGATCACTTGACTCAGCTGACCGGGATTGACTTGTACGGCTgtaccaaaataacaaaaagaggACTAGAGAGGATTACACAGCTACCCTGCCTTAAAGTGTTGAACTTGGGACTTTGGCAAATGACAGAGGTTAAAGGGTTAGGTGATGCCTCTGAGATCTTGCCATGCTACACCTCTTAA